ttagaTTCATCTGCATTTATCCAGCTTATTTGAACAACAAGAAGACAATagcagaaggaagaaggatACCTATAGACAAGGTAATTTCATTGGTGGTAGGGAAATAGGGCATTTTGTTTCACTGTGTATCAGTGTGTAGAGTGCTGAAAAATACAACTCTCTGGTCTTTCCATTCTGCAGTGGTGTGGAAACTGCTGTGTATTTGAAGGTAAGCTAGTGGCAGCATGTGAATTTAGTAGAAGAGCCCTGGGCTGAAATGTTTGCTTTCATGTAAACAGCACCTTGAGCAAGCAGGTGAAGTAATGAGGTACTGAATGCACTCAGTTGCCTGCACAGGTGCTTTGCAGAATTTGAAAGCAACACTGAAAAGAGTAGCTAGCTAATGACTGGGTTCTGGTGACTGTATGAGCCCATACTCTGTGTCCTGTGTATGTCACACACAGGCATGGTAGTTATTGCTGCTTTGAATCTGTCCAGAAATAGTTTTGTGTCATCTCacttatttataataattttagcAAAAAGTTCTGGGAATGTAAAAGGCTTTCCTTACTGcttagggcttttttttgtttgtttgtttttttaaatctttcttgaGTATGCAAGTTGCCAGTCACAGGCAACTATGGGAACTGTTCTATGGGAAGAATCTGCTGCCCTGTGGACAGcaattttgtggtttttttcctccctcagtACTTGTTGTAAGTTTGCAGTTGCTGATTCACAGCTTTTAGTATCTCTGCACATGCAATAACTGTTAATTAATTTCTAAGCAATTCTTTAACTTGCTGTCTTAGTGAATTCTCTCATCCATTTTCTGATGTcttagctcttttttttcctttatttattccttttttttttattttaatgtttcctaaaccacagcagcactgacagatGACTTCTACACTAGACTTGTATCTTCTCTTTCCCTATCAGCCTTTCCTAGTTACTGACTGTAGGGTGGGAAACTGGTAACTATTTTTATATAGGCAGATCGTAGCTGAAACCAATTAATTTTGACACATTGTTTCAACAGGCTGTTGAAAATCCCACATCTACAGAAATCCAGGATGTATGTGCAGCAGTAGGATTCAACGTGTTATTagaggtaattaaaaaaacGTCcccacatacaaaaaaaaacaacaaaatttgTTATGTGTCTCCCTTCTTTCATTATATCTTTCTTTATAACATGTGGTTCAGAAGTTTTGTTATTAGCTTTGCTTGCTTTATATGTTAACTGTCCATAATCATGAAGTAATTGTTGGAAAACTGATGCAAATCAGGAACACCTCAGATGTCTCAAACAGTGTGACTTTTAAAGCTTATAAAACCATTACTTCTGTTTTACCATCCTTCTTAGAAGGCTTTCCTGGATGCTTAAAGTGTGTcagaataaaaactgtttttgcAAGCTGCAACTCTGCAAATTAAggttttaaaaaggaatgtttttaatgGAAGGTAATGACCTTTGCAATGAGTCTTATATAGGAATAGGACTCTGATAATTGAAATCATCGTCCTTTGGAGTTAGGTTTCAGCCAGAGAATGTTAGCTTTTTATTGCAGTATATGCTTGCTTTTTAGTTTATTTGTTACTTTTTCCTTAGGGAATGAGTCTGGAAGTCTAGAGAGGTAACTTCACAGGTTATTTGCTGAAGTAATTATTAATTcagaattaattattaatttcaaatggTGTTGCTTTTACTAAGAATATAGGTTCTGATCCAGAAGTACCCCAAAACCTGGTCTCAAAaatcactttgtttttcagaagtatCTGAACAGTGCACACTATCTGTACTGAGAAACCTGTGATGTTTCATCAAGAATGAAGGCTGTAATTAGCCAAAAGCAGTGACTGTGACCTATCACTTGCCATCCCTAGGTGTCCAGGAGGGTTTGTAGCAGAGGAGATAAAACAGAAACCTGGGCCCCTGTGGTCCAACCCACTGGGGACATAAAATGGTCCCTGAAACAGCTTGCTTACAAAATTGCTCAGTTGTTTTCAGCAGTGCCTCTGAAACAGTTGTGTCTTCCAATGCACATTATAATACATTTCTCCTTTTGTATGGCAGAAAAACAAGATGTATCCCAGAGAGTGGAACAGAGATGTGCAGTACAGAGGTAGAGTAAGAATCCAGCTCAAACAAGATGATGGCAACCCATGTTTGCCTCAGTTTCCGACACGTGAGTAGAGTTGCCTGGGTTTTGGTATTTCACCTGTTAATAAACTGGAAAGGCttggtttattttatgtttacaGCCTGTTTAGTCAATTTTAACTATTATAAATCCTACAGTTTAACATTAAAGCTTGTTTGTATAAGTCAACAAAATTAAGTTGTGAGCACTGAGTAAAGTTCATAAAATGCTGTTGCCTTTgattctgctgtttctgtggaAGTGTCACTGGAGGGGTTTGAGGGCAATGTTGTGTGATTGCTGTGTTGAACAAAGCATCTATTTAGTCTCAGCTTACTGCTTTGTTGACATTTAAAACAGTTTAGTGCTTGAATGGCTAAATTCCACCGTTTTTTTAGGATACATACATCATCTGGGCATCAGAGTGGATGCTAAATtgataaaacaaaatgctgagTTCAAATGAGTTTTCTATTGGCCATTTTCATAAATTAACAATGAAGCGGCTGCCCTTAACTAATAGGAATTATTCATCTTGAATGACAATTtaatcttttgcattttttctggaGATGAATCCctgtataaaaaaagaaacagtacaTATCTTAAGGAAAGAGCGAGAAGAGTGCTGGGTGTACAGTAGCATAAGTGTGCTGACAGAGGGAGATGATTTAAAACCAGAGTCCTGCTGGAAGGCAGCAATGCCTTTCTGAAAATTCATGTAGCTTCTGCCTCATCATTCTGTCTCCAATGTTCTGGGCCAGTAGGAGGTAGAGGGAAATGTTGAAAGACCCCCGagctattcaccagtcttcacagaagtaattgtgaatgccgtttatttttatttttagcacaccttttatagggttctacagggtctgcgggcagagcaagctactattggctaagACACAcaagtttacatattttcccctacacacaaggatattgttttgctttactctctcttctgcaggcaagtttcaaggattttagcctttaatatTGCGACTTATCCcagaggctggtttgtgcagacagacctttaccaatatataaaatacagcaacggggaaagaggagcaggaagcaTGTAGACTCTTTGGAGATTATCAGGTTATGTGGCTTTTCCAGTCTGCTGTGACATTATCAGTCctccacttttttctttcccccaagAATTTTACTCAACCTGCTTTCTGTACTGGGGGAGGAAGCAGATCTCCTAGGCTTTATATCTGTTCTTAACATAGCAGGCATGCATTGATCTCTCCCTGTATTTTAGGTAAATCAGTGATGCTGTATGCTGCAGAAACCATTCccaaactgaaaacaagaacTCAGAAGATGGGAGGTAGCGATCAAAGCCTTCAGCAAGGAGAGGGAGGCAAGAAAggtaaagggaagaaaaagaaataaattgatatCTGGAGTCCCTGTTGCTTCGCATAGTTGTACTTAAAACAAGTGCAGATGGACACCATACAGCAACTTGGAAATGAAGCAAGAAATGAAGGGGTGAAGCTGAGTAGAACTGCCTGCTTTTCTCGAAATTGAAATGCATGTAACTGCTTTGCATCTTTGTAACAATAAATCTCTTTTCACACATTACCTGCAAGTCTGACTTTAGCACTCACATTAAAAGTGGAAGAACATAAGCCACTAGGGTGGGTgggagaattattttttcccaaaagaaataCACACCTTTTGAAATCTGGTTGCCTTAGTAAACCATGTATTTATGATAGTGAAGCAACTGTCTTAGTTCTGTGCTATTctgtattaggaagaaattcttccccatGAGAATAGTGGAGGCACAGATTGTACAGACaagctgtgaatgccccattcctggaagtgttcaagcccaggctggatgggactttgagcaacctaaCTGTTGTGGTTTCATCCCAGCTGACAGCTGTGCACTACCTAGCTCCTCCCTCACTCTCTGGGATGTGCAGAAGGAtaatcaggaaagaaaaaagattgtGGGTGTAGGTAAGAACAGTTTGATaatttaaactaaataaaattcaataatGCAATTGAAAGtgattataataaaatataattacatcaagtttttttttaagaagagaaaaaaaaatgaaaacaagtggTGAACAACACAATTATTCACCACCTGCTGACTGATGCCCAGCAGTGATCAGCTCCTCCTGGCCAATTTTCCTCCTATTTATATACTGGACATGCTAATCTATgatatggaatatcccttttGCCAGCTTGGGTCACCTGTCCCCGCTGCTTGCCACATACCTCCTCACGGGTAGGGTGTGGGTCACTGAAAAGTCCTGGGTTTAAGATAAGCACTGCTCAGGAACAAGCAGAACACCTGTGTGTTACCAGCATTATTCTCAACACTGAATCCAAAATAGAGCATGaacagctgctgggaagaaaattaactggaTTGCAACTGGAATCAGGACAGGAGGCACCCCTTATTCCATATAATTTCTATAATGCCAAGTCTCACTTCCCAAAACCcatcactttccttttttttggtaCATGTATACACACAGACAACATTCCCTTAAATTATGGATCACCCCTATAGAAGTCCATTGAGTTCATGAGTTCATTGAGTCACTGAGTGCATGACCATGGGCTCCATCTGTCAGAACCAGTTTTTAGGCAGGAAAGAAGGTGTGTGGTGTTGGACTGTTGCAtgtggaaagcagctctgaatCCATCATTGCTGTGCTCATGGTTCCATCAAAGTTCAGTCTGCATTAACGTGTGATCAAAAGGGAGTTGGGGTCAGAGCCCCAaatccagcacagcacagacaagCACCACGAGGTGGCCAATGTGGTGATGGGCACAGGGCCATCACAGAGTGATAATTCACACTATTATACAGTAATTAATTTCATGCAAGTCCCTGAGCAAAAGCAATCCCAGGATGGGTTTACATTTGTCTGTGGTAGGGATAACTCAGACGCTTTTCCCCAGCatgtttttaatgttcattGCAGGAAGTTTATCTCATTGTACAATTGAGCAAGAGTTAGCACTGGGTCACACCAGGCCAATGGGCGATCCCTAGGTGTTGACTGACTAGGTGGCTTTTGCTAAATGTGCACCCCAGGGTGTGAAGGTCCCACCACCCACTGCTCTCAGTGTGGTCTTTTACCATCCATTGCATCATTTGCTCTTTCCAGAGGCTGGTGCATGACAGGGAATGTGATATTCCCACTCAGTGCCATGCTCTTTGGCCCAAGTGTGTATGAGGTTGCTTTGGAAATGAATCCCAGTGCCTGACTCAATTATTTTATTGGTGTACTGTGCCTCCATAAGAGCTGCTTTTCAAGGCCTACGACAGTGGTGTGGTACAAAGGGTGTTTCCAGTCATCCAATGGTTGATCTGTGAGCACATGGCTCTTGTTTTGGTAGATTTGGGGGACTGATACACTCGAGCTGCCTGGCCCCCTCCTATTGACATCTTATCCATCATCCTTCATAACAGAAAGGCTTTAACTGCTTAGCTTAATCACACTGCTTGTTTCACATCCATGGAAAATCTCTGTGATAGTGTCCATGCTCAAGTCCACCCCTCAAATACAGCATCAGTTTTTAGCCAACACATGGACCCTGCCCGTGTTGCCCCATTCCATTCCAGAGTGATGTTGGATTCTGCAGAAAAGGActgtctgtgtgcacacacacatccctcctgctctcttttCACTATTAGGGATAATTCTTGTCTTTCAGTGTGAGCAGGATGCAGATTCcctaaaacagaaatgtttaggAGAGTAAGTCCTGTGTTCTAAGGCTGTAATTGACCATGGACATAATACAAATGTCTTCagtatttgtcttttttttttttctgctgatgtaAGAGTTTATTCAAACTATCTTTAGAGTGTCTGGCCTAAATTTTGAGAAGTTAGTTAAATGGTATCCCTGTGAGCTGTCAAAATCCCACGAGGTACAAAATGTGGAAATAGATGCTACatgaaaagggtttttttcagcagaaaacaacTGCACATGGTTAGAGGTTATTAAGGCACATCCAGTCTAGGGAAGTGCTACAGTAAATTTCAACATAAGGAAAAATACCAGAAGTGGAAGATACACCTGTGTAATAAAAGACCATAATTGCCCACAGATTATTAGGCTTAAATTATTCCTGGATTTTGCTGAGTGATGAGTAATTTTTCTGCAACTTTATTTAAAGTGAGAGCTCTGTGAAAATTGATTGGTATGAGGTAACTCATCTTCCTGATGTGAACTAAAGGAGGATGACTCCAGCCAAATTATGATCATGTTATGGTTAACTTTTGTAAATCAGAGATGTAGACTGCAGACAGCTGGAAAATGTGGAAGTTAAGTCTTGTGGGATATAATTTGTTGTGGtctgaaattaaatacattcaGAAATGTCTGAGCTGTGTGTATAGGAAAGAATCTTAGTGGCATTGCTTATCAAACTTTCCTGATCTAAGAAGCCAAAATAATAGCTATTTTAAAGTCTAGGGATCTtgcaaggaaaaacaagaaaacttctgaaaaaggTAATATTGAGttcaaatacataaaatgtaaataagtCAAACTAACAAAGAAAGCTTTGTGGGTATTTTGGATAAAGttaaccttatttttttttaaagccttgcTAAGAAATCAGAGGACAACTACCATTAGGAAGTTGAAAACCGAGTTCTCTAACTCCTATCTTCTTATCCTCCCATCATTAAATGGgactgttttgctttttatgatTTCTAGATTTAAACTAATTATATTATATGAGCAATATTTATTCCTAAACGAGGCAGCACAAAGTTAAACAGAGCTacccttttcctgaaaaagtttATAAACTAGactttcatttctgtattttaataaaatgggTTCCTTGGAGGATTAAAAACAAGCAGCTCTAGACCATCTCAGTTCTTCCTCAGTTAAGAGATATGCCTCATTTCTGGAAACAGGCAAAATCTTACAGACCATTGTGGGACTGGgagaatatatatattaaaatatatataaatataaaatacagaaatattgaaaCTTTTAGTCTGAATGCTgtgaataaatttaattattattttatttttgaggggGAAACTGGATGATAATGAATGTCCTTTTTATTCCACCTGCCTTGCATCTACAGTTTTCTGTGAGGTTTTAGTTATGTAGCGTTATTGCTAGAAGGACACTCTGGTCCAATATTTCCTGTAGGTGGCAACAGTAACAAAGGAAGGCATGCATCCATGAGTGGGAATTCAGCATCCAGGACAGGAGGAATATAAATAAAGTAGTGTTCCAGTCTAGCTCTCTAAAAGTACATGTCTGTTATTTCCCTATACAGTTTTCTAGGTACCTAGGATAAAGAGGAAACATTTGAAATAGACATATGAGCTCAAAATCCTTATAACAATCCTTACAACAATTTCTGTGTCAGGAATGGAAGTTAACGCTGATATTGAGCATCAGGGAAGTGTGGTGACGCAGGCAATCAATAACAGAATTACTAAAAGTGAGAattcagcactgctgtgagATAGGTGGTTTATTCTTTCAGATGTATAGCATGTAGCTGCTATAGCAGAAGCACAACCATAATAACTCAATTCTTAATGTAAAGACAGGGAGctttaaaaggtaatttttttgtgttttaacttGGGAAGTGACAATAATATGTAACTATATGTAGTTGTCAAACTTCAGCCATGAAGTAACTTCACAAAAAACAGCTGGTCTTCAAAAAACTTGGTTGTGTCTACATCCTGTTCCTTTTATGTGTTTAAGAGAAACTTTTAGCTAGAACTCCCTTTTGTGGCACATATACCTGTGGGATATTTGTAAGTGCTCTATTTGGGAGCATGAGAGATGGTGGCTCCTTTGATTCCTTCTCTGGAGCTACACATGCATTGGAATGGAATGGGATACACTATTTCAGTTGGAAGTGACCTAAAATGATCATCCAAACCAACTGCCTGACCACTTCAGGGCTGACCAACAGCTCAAGTACACTACTAAGGGTATTGTCACAATGCCTCAACATTGACAGGCTTGGGGCATTGACCACTCTCTCTAGGAAACCTTTTCCAAGGTCTGAGCACCCTCCtggtaaagaaattcttcccagtGTCAAGTCAgaacttcccctggcacagctttgaaCTATTCCCACATATTCTGTCAGTGGACACCAGTTATTTAGCTTCTTCCTGTTATAGACTGGACTTTGTGGGGTTATTTTCTCTCTTAGGataagagaaataagaaaataactCATTTGAAAAGGAGTTATTTTCccctaaataaaaatattttttttattattattaaataattagatttattattataatgactaacagtaataaataattaagtACCCCTTGCCATAGTGGCTATGTAAGGGAGACGGGAAGAAATGAACAAGACTTTGGTAGTTTGGGATCTGGGAAAGAGTAGGAGACCTTCCAGGTAGGAACTGAGCTGTGGTGCTATGAAATACATGCTATGAAAAATATGCTATGAAATAGCATGTGTGCCTCTTTTTATCTGTCAAGATTTGGAGGTTCTATGTGATGtagtttttttgggttttgtccGTTTGCTTCTAAAGTAGCAGAACTTAGACATGTCTAAGAAGTCTTTAAGTATTCTCCTCCTGCAAGGATGTAGtaatacaaaatacaaagtgGAATTCCATAGCCTCAACAAAGGTGTCAACTATACAGCATTCCAAAGCATGCTAAATTTGAAGTTCATCTTCAATTGTTTTTACTTGACTAGTTCATGAGTTCATGTGGTCATCTAAAGATTTTTTGCTACGGAATCTCTTAATTGTTTCTGTAccaggaagaaacaaaattttcaaaaagctgTACCAACGTGGTTGCACAACTGAGGACTTCCTTAGTAGCCCTGGGCTACTCAGTAATTCCTCAAGTACTGTTTCATTCCATCACACTGGATGTAGAAGTTCCCTAGAAGATGAGATGTTCATCATATTTGTCAGGTGCCCTTTACAGAAAATCAGTTTCTCATGACCTACAAGgatttgtggttttgttctttaaaaattccACTCTTCCTCCATTGCAGAAGGAAACTATTGTTTATGGAATATGAAGTGGGGGAAGAAGGTGACTAAGGAATTAGTCATAAAAAATTTAACTGATTCTCAGATTATTTAGAAAGAGTTGGCAAGACTGGAATGCAAGCTCAAGAAACTTACTTTCATTTGTCAAATTAAAAGTAGTGAGGGTTTGACCTGACAAATACTGGTCACACCTTCCACTACTTAGACAAATTTCTATGCTTTGTTAATTGGCTTGCTCTGGTTTGAagagttttcattattttatcacTAGTGGTGATGTTATCCTTCCAGAGGAGGTTATGTTTTCCTgaacttattttcctttttttctgaatttggaaAGGAGTCAGATAGAGTAGATGAAATGTCCTATAAACAGTGGCAACAGAAGTCTTAAGTGTAACACCACTGCCAACAACTATTCAGGATTGTTCGTTGAGGTCATTTATGGAAAACCAGGAAAcccagaggagagggaaaactTCAAAATCATTACAGTCTTAGCTTACAGTCCTTCCTCTCTATTTCTAGAGAACCTAAACCTTGATGATTCCTTAGGTAAGCCAGACTACAAAGCCTATGTAACCAGGTGCTCGTGGTGCTCACGGCTGGGAGGAGTTCTGCATCCCAAACTCTTCTGCAAGGGCCTGATGCTCTAAAATCTGCTTGGCTGCACCCTCAGATTGGCACGAAGCAGAGGCACATCCTTTGGAGTTTAAGAGGTTTCTACTGGTTCCACAGTAATGAACTTcggggaggagaaaaaaaagtgaaaacccTGTAAAGACCTTCTGTCATTCTAAAGTAGCCAGGTTTTCACCATTGAGGTATAAGGTTCTTAAGAAATACTGAGGCATCATACCAGTCCCATAAGAATCTCTTTATTTGTGTCCATTTTTATTTAGCACATTACAACTTCAGCAAAGGCATGGAGCAGATGTGTGTACCAACATTTGCACATAAATGTTGTCAAGACACAAATAAAAGCACTGATCTGCAGGGCTAGCCCAGCAGAATTACTTGCAGGAAAGGATAACTTGCTGCAGAAATTCAGTCATTTCTACTTGCATCAAGGCAAAAAACCAGGAGCAACTTCTGTTATACAAGAGACTGTAGTTCTAATTCAAGTA
This sequence is a window from Parus major isolate Abel chromosome Z, Parus_major1.1, whole genome shotgun sequence. Protein-coding genes within it:
- the SRP19 gene encoding signal recognition particle 19 kDa protein encodes the protein MAAAAGAASPADKERFICIYPAYLNNKKTIAEGRRIPIDKAVENPTSTEIQDVCAAVGFNVLLEKNKMYPREWNRDVQYRGRVRIQLKQDDGNPCLPQFPTRKSVMLYAAETIPKLKTRTQKMGGSDQSLQQGEGGKKGKGKKKK